The following nucleotide sequence is from Melioribacteraceae bacterium.
CAATTCCCAAATATTCATTGTAAGTGTGAACACTATTTAATAAATTAACACTGTTAATTATTTGTTATGGTGTTAATATGGCCAAAAATTCCATTCAAGAAGAACGAATGAAAGGGTATTTCATTCAAGCTACTAAAGATATTTTACGGGGTGAAGGATTAAAAGTTGTTAGTGTTCGTAATATTGCAGAGAGAGCGGGTTATTCATATGCCACACTTTACAATTATTTTGATGATGTAAAAGAACTCATTTTTGAGTGCATTACAGATTTCCAAGAGGAGTGTGAAGAGTTTATCAAAGAAAGAACCAAAAAATCAGAGAGGGGAATAAAGAAAATTGAAGAAATCGTAAAAGCCTATGCAAATTTTTTCGTTCAACATCCCGGAATTTTTGAGCTATTCTATCTTGAAAAACAAAGTGATATCTCAAAGAAACAACCAACCTTGGACTTGATCTATAACTTTCTTGATAAACTTACAATGGAAGAATGGGTTTACTGCATAAAGAATAATATCAAAAAAATGGATGAAGCCGAAAGAATGAAAAGTGAGCTAAGATTTCTAATACCCGGATTATTGTTGATTTATCTAAATAGAAAACGACCTGAAACTTATAGTGAATTCTCTAATATTCTTAATTCCCAAGTACATTATATTCTTCACAAAGAATAATTAATAATATTGGGAGCATGATTAAATGAAAAAGTCCGGACAAATAATTCTTTTTGATGGTGTGTGTAATTTCTGTAATGGAAGTGTAAATTTTTTGATTAAAAGAGACCCAAATGGAATTTTCAAATTTGCTCCCTTGCAATCGGAAATTGGACAACAACTAATTACAAAGAATAATATTACTGGGGAGATAGACTCAATAATTCTGGTTAAAGAAAATATTGTTTACATTAAATCGGATGCTCTAATTGAAATAATAAAAGAACTTAAGTGGTATTGGAGAATGTTTAGTGTTGTGAAAATCCTTCCGAGAAAATTTCGAGATTTATTATATGATCTCATTGCCAATAATCGTTACAAATGGTTCGGAAAGATGGATTCTTGCATGATCCCGGATGAAAATGTAAAATCGCGATTCATTTCATAATTAATTCAATGAATTTTACGGAGCAACCGCAAATTGGTTGTACTTATTTCTATACTCAACCGGAGTAAGACCGGTTATTTTCTTAAACGTGCTCCGGAATGCTTTGTTATCGTTATAGCCTACTTTATACATAATTTCGCTGATATTTTGACTGGATGATTCTAAATTCATTTTTGCTGCCTCAATTTTTACACGCTGAATGTATTCACTGATTGTATTTGCTGTAGCCTTCTTAAATCTCCGCTCAAAATTTCGTCTGCTTAAAGCAAACATGGAAGCCAATTCACCGACTGTAATCTTTTCTTGAAAATTATTTTCGATGAATTCCTGAGCTTTTTTAATTTGTTCGTCATCGTGTTCTTTTTGTCCTCTAAACATAATGAAAGGTGATTGGCTGTATCTATCTAAATCAATCATAAACGATTTTGCCGTAAGAATTGCGATGTCTCTCCCGGCATGTTTCTCAACTAAATACAAAATTAAATTTAAATACGAGTATGCACCGCCGCTTGTATAAATTCCGGCTTCTTCGGTTAATATTTTATCGTCAAGTAACTTAACTTGCGGAAACATCGATCTAAACTCGTTTGCAAATCTCCAGTGAGTCGTGGCTGGTTTCCCATCCAATAATCCTGTAGCGGCTAAGAAAAATGAACCCAAACAAAAACTCGCAATCTCAGCTCCATTATTATATTGTTTGCTCAGCCAAGGTATAAATTCTTTATTCTTCTCAGCGGCTTTATATTGATCTCCATGAATCGCGGGAATAATTATAATATCTGTTTTCTCTACATCATGGATTAGCAAATCGGGTTTAACAACAAACAAACCGGTTGACTGCTCGGTGTTTTTAGATACTCCGACTAGATGAACATCAAACAATTTATCTTTACCAACTTCATTTAGAATTTGATTAACATTGGAGAATATCTGATGTGCGCCTTCTATATTGACTAGACTTGTATGTCCGCGAGGTATTAAGATTGAGATATGTTTCATGATTTTTCCGCCCCAATTGTGTAAATAAAAAATAAAAAGACAAATTGTCGGAATCAACCCTAAAGATTGCCGTATTTACCCCTATTGATTAATAATTCATGAACTTAAATTTGTGTTGTTAGTTGATTCGTTAGGCGAATATAATCATCATAAAATAATGGAGTGAGTATTATGAAATCAGTAAACCCGTACCTAAATTTTCAAGGAAATACAGAAGAAGCATTCAACTTTTACAAAAAAGTTTTTGGCGGTGATTTTTTGGGAGGAATATTCCGTTTCCAAGATACAGAAATGGCTGCCAAACTGAGTGAAGAAGAAAAACAGAAAGTAATGCATATTGGTCTTCCGATGGGTAATCAAAATTTTTTAATGGCAACCGATGCACTTGAATCCTTTGGGCAGAAAGTTGTTTTTGGAAATAATTTCTATATCGCAATTGATGCCGAAAGTAGAGAAGAAGCAGATAAATTATTTGCGGGACTTTCAGAAGGAGGAAAAGTTGAAATGCCGATGGATGATCAATTTTGGGGTGACTATTTTGGTTCTTTAACTGATCAATTCGGTGTGCAATGGATGGTTATTTACTCACCACCAAAAGCTGAGAACTGATTTGCATTATATGATTCCGGTTAAAATATCGATAATAATATGACCTCGTCAAAACGAAAACTCAAAATCTGCAGTCGCGGTCATAAATATTATAAAAGCAGCGACTGCCCGACTTGTCCAATTTGCGAAAATGAACGTAAGCAAAAGGAGGGTTTTCTTTCATTACTATACGCACCCGCAAGAAGGGCATTGGAGAATAAAGGAATCACAACATTAAGAAAACTTTCAAGATATACAGAATATGAAATAATAAACTTACATGGAATGGGTCCAAGTTCAATTCCAAAATTGAAAAAAGTACTAAATGAAAATGGACTCTCTTTTAAAAAATCTTAAGGTGCAAAATATGAGAAAATTAAAACTTCAGATGCAGATGTCAATTGACGGATTCGTTTCCGGGCCAAACGGAGAACTAGACTGGATGACCTGGGATTGGAGTGATGATATTAAAAACTTTGTTGGTGATTTAACGAATTCAATCGATACAATATTACTTGGCAGAAAAATGACCGACGGGTTTATCGGGCATTGGTCAAGTGTGTTGGAAAATAAAGATAATCCCGAATATGAATCAGCAAAAATTTTTATTGAAACACCAAAGGTGGTTTTTACAAAAACACTTGAAAATTCCCCTTGGAATAACACGGTTCTTGCAAAAGGTGATTTGGTAACCGAAATAAATCAACTAAAAAAACAAGATGGTAAGGATATTATTGTTTACGGTGGTGCCGGCTTTGTCTCATCGCTGGTAAAAAATAATCTGATTGACGAATATCATTTATTTATCAATCCGGTAGCAATTGGTAAAGGATTATCAATTTTTGGAGAACTCGAGAATAGTCAAAATCTAACACTCGAAAAATCTATTATATTTGATTGCGGCATAGTGCTTCATAATTATAAACCAAAAAAAACTAGTAGCAAAGGAATATGATATTGCGAAAATTAAAATTGCAGATGCAGATGACGCTTGACGGATTCGTTTCGACTGGTCCAAACGATGAACAAAAGTGGGTTACTTGGGCTTGGAACGAAATAAAACATGATGTACTTGAATTGGCTAACAGTTGCGACACAGAACTAATTGGCAGAAAATTAGCTGTCGACTATATTCCGTATTGGACAGATACCTTATTGAGACCTGAGTCAACGATGTATCAAGTAGCCAGAATAAAAGCCGGTCAGAAGAAAATCGTTTTCTCAAAGACATTGAACAAATCTATTTGGGAAAACACAGAGCTTGCAAAAGGCGATTTAGTAGAAGAAGTAAAAAAACTTAAGAACCAGGATGGAAAAGATATAGTCGTTTACGGCGGAACTTCATTTGTTGCTTCATTAATAAAAGAAGGGTTAATTGATGAATTGAACCTTTTTATTAATCCTGTTGCAATAGGTAAAGGAGAATCAATCTTTAGTAGTATGCACGAATTTCGAAAACTGCAACTCAAAAAAGCAGTTACTTACGACAGCGGAATCGTGCTGTTGAATTATGAGCCCGAATAAAAATTTTATTAATTTGGAACATCTTATATGCAAAAGCTAAGAGTTGCAAGTTTCGCATTATCAATCGATGGTTTTGGAGCCGGTCCAAATCAAAGTCTTGAAAATCCCTTGGGTGTTGGCGGTGGGGAATTACATAAATGGTTTTACCCAACCAAAACTTTTCAAAAAAATGTACTCGGGAAAAATGACGGTACAACCGGAATTGATAACGATTTTGCAATTAAAGGGTTTGAAAACATCGGTGCATGGATTCTAGGAAGAA
It contains:
- a CDS encoding TetR/AcrR family transcriptional regulator — its product is MAKNSIQEERMKGYFIQATKDILRGEGLKVVSVRNIAERAGYSYATLYNYFDDVKELIFECITDFQEECEEFIKERTKKSERGIKKIEEIVKAYANFFVQHPGIFELFYLEKQSDISKKQPTLDLIYNFLDKLTMEEWVYCIKNNIKKMDEAERMKSELRFLIPGLLLIYLNRKRPETYSEFSNILNSQVHYILHKE
- a CDS encoding thiol-disulfide oxidoreductase DCC family protein; this encodes MKKSGQIILFDGVCNFCNGSVNFLIKRDPNGIFKFAPLQSEIGQQLITKNNITGEIDSIILVKENIVYIKSDALIEIIKELKWYWRMFSVVKILPRKFRDLLYDLIANNRYKWFGKMDSCMIPDENVKSRFIS
- a CDS encoding helix-turn-helix domain-containing protein, encoding MKHISILIPRGHTSLVNIEGAHQIFSNVNQILNEVGKDKLFDVHLVGVSKNTEQSTGLFVVKPDLLIHDVEKTDIIIIPAIHGDQYKAAEKNKEFIPWLSKQYNNGAEIASFCLGSFFLAATGLLDGKPATTHWRFANEFRSMFPQVKLLDDKILTEEAGIYTSGGAYSYLNLILYLVEKHAGRDIAILTAKSFMIDLDRYSQSPFIMFRGQKEHDDEQIKKAQEFIENNFQEKITVGELASMFALSRRNFERRFKKATANTISEYIQRVKIEAAKMNLESSSQNISEIMYKVGYNDNKAFRSTFKKITGLTPVEYRNKYNQFAVAP
- a CDS encoding VOC family protein yields the protein MKSVNPYLNFQGNTEEAFNFYKKVFGGDFLGGIFRFQDTEMAAKLSEEEKQKVMHIGLPMGNQNFLMATDALESFGQKVVFGNNFYIAIDAESREEADKLFAGLSEGGKVEMPMDDQFWGDYFGSLTDQFGVQWMVIYSPPKAEN
- a CDS encoding RNA polymerase alpha subunit C-terminal domain-containing protein; the protein is MTSSKRKLKICSRGHKYYKSSDCPTCPICENERKQKEGFLSLLYAPARRALENKGITTLRKLSRYTEYEIINLHGMGPSSIPKLKKVLNENGLSFKKS
- a CDS encoding dihydrofolate reductase family protein, with product MRKLKLQMQMSIDGFVSGPNGELDWMTWDWSDDIKNFVGDLTNSIDTILLGRKMTDGFIGHWSSVLENKDNPEYESAKIFIETPKVVFTKTLENSPWNNTVLAKGDLVTEINQLKKQDGKDIIVYGGAGFVSSLVKNNLIDEYHLFINPVAIGKGLSIFGELENSQNLTLEKSIIFDCGIVLHNYKPKKTSSKGI
- a CDS encoding dihydrofolate reductase family protein encodes the protein MRKLKLQMQMTLDGFVSTGPNDEQKWVTWAWNEIKHDVLELANSCDTELIGRKLAVDYIPYWTDTLLRPESTMYQVARIKAGQKKIVFSKTLNKSIWENTELAKGDLVEEVKKLKNQDGKDIVVYGGTSFVASLIKEGLIDELNLFINPVAIGKGESIFSSMHEFRKLQLKKAVTYDSGIVLLNYEPE